One Macaca nemestrina isolate mMacNem1 unplaced genomic scaffold, mMacNem.hap1 Scaffold_113, whole genome shotgun sequence genomic window carries:
- the LOC139361234 gene encoding ubiquitin carboxyl-terminal hydrolase 17-like — protein sequence MEADSLHLGGEWQFNHFSKLISSRPDAAFAEIQRTSLPEKSPLSSETQVNLCDDLAPVARQPAPRKKLPLSSRRPAAVGAGLQNMGNTCYLNASLQCLTYTPPLANYMLSQEHFQLCQRHKCCMLCTMEAHITWALHCPGHVTQPSQALTAGFHRGKQEDAHEFLMFIVDAMKKACLPGHKQVDHDSEDTTLIHQIFGGCWRSQIKCLHCQGISDTFDPYLDIALDIQAAQSVKQALEQVVKPEELNGENACLQKAPASKTFTLHTSAKVLILVLKRFSDVTGNKLAKNVQYPECLDMQPYMSQQNTGPLVYVLYAVLVHAGWSCHNGHYLSYVKAPGGQWYKMDDAEVTACSIASVLSQQAYVLFYIQKSELERCSESVSIGREPGALGAEHKDRRATQGELQREPCLQVPDLEEHLVERDTQESTLDHWKFLQEQNKTKPDFNVIKVECTLPPNVLVIHPSKYKGGMNNRHPEQQSSLLNLSSRNLTPQESMNTDTLTSLQGRTRRSKGRNKHSKRALFVCQ from the coding sequence atggaggccgattcactccacttgggaggtgagtggcagttcaaccacttttcaaaactcatatcttctcggccagatgcagcttttgctgaaattcagcggacttctctacctgagaagtcaccactgtcatctgagacccaagTCAACCTCTGTGATGATTTGGCTCccgtggcaagacagcctgcccccagaaagaagcttcctctcagtagcaggagacctgctgcggtgggggctgggctccagaatatgggaaatacttgctacttgaatgcttccctgcagtgcctgacatacacaccgccccttgccaactacatgctgtcccagGAGCACTTTCAACTTTGTCAGcgtcacaagtgctgcatgctgtgtacgatggaagctcacattaCATGGGCCCTCCACTGTCCTGGCCACGTCacccagccctcacaggcattgactgctggcttccatcgaggcaagcaggaagatgcccatgagtttctgatgttcattgtggatgccatgaaaaaggcatgccttcccgggcacaagcaggtagatcatgactctgaggacaccaccctcatccaccagatatttggaggctgctggagatctcaaatcaagtgtctccactgccagggcatttcggacacctttgacccttacctggacatcgccctggatatccaggcagctcagagtgtgaagcaagctttggaacaggtggtgaagcccgaagaactcaatggagagaatgcctgtctccagaaggcgcctgcctccaagaccttcactctacacacttctgccaaggtcctcatccttgtattgaagagattctccgatgtcacaggcaacaaacttgccaagaatgtgcaataccctgagtgccttgacatgcagccatacatgtctcagcagaacacggGACCTCtagtctatgtcctctatgctgtgctggtccacgctgggtggagttgtcacaacggacattacctctcttatgtcaaagctccaggaggccagtggtataaaatggatgacgccgaggtcactgcctgtagcatcgcttctgtcctgagtcaacaggcctatgtcctcttttacatccagaagagtgaactggaaagatgcagtgagagtgtgtcaataggcagggaaccaggagcccttggcgctgaacacaaagacaggcgagcaacgcaaggagagctccagagagaaccctgcctccaggtacctgacttggaggagcacttggtggaaagagacactcaggaaagcaccttagaccattggaagttcctccaagagcaaaacaaaaccaagcctgacttcaacgtcataaaagtcgaatgtaccctgcctcccaacgtgcttgtgattcatccatcaaaatacaagggtgggatgaacaaccgtcatcctgaacagcaaagctccctgctgaacctctcttcaaggaacctgacacctcaggagtccatgaacactgacacactcacttctctgcaagggaggaccaggagatccaaagggaggaacaaacacagcaagagggctctgtttgtgtgccagtga